One window of Anaerolineales bacterium genomic DNA carries:
- a CDS encoding corrinoid protein, which produces MEQVLQNLFEAVLEGNFEGVKANVQSALDAELDPNIILNDGMIAAMREVGVRFEAGEYYVPEMLIAARAMQSGMAILKPHLQQAEKKSSGRVVMGTVKGDLHDIGKNLVGLMLEGAGYEIIDLGVDVPAEEFVKKAMELKPDVIGMSALLTTTMPSMKTTLDALDAAGLRRDIKVIVGGAPVTETYAQQIEADGFALDASRAVNLVNDLLGK; this is translated from the coding sequence ATGGAACAGGTTTTACAGAATTTATTCGAGGCGGTGTTAGAAGGAAATTTTGAAGGCGTGAAAGCCAACGTGCAGTCTGCGTTGGATGCAGAGTTGGATCCAAACATCATCCTGAACGACGGCATGATCGCGGCAATGCGCGAAGTGGGAGTTCGCTTTGAGGCGGGGGAATATTACGTGCCTGAGATGTTGATCGCGGCGCGCGCCATGCAAAGCGGAATGGCAATCCTGAAACCGCATTTGCAACAAGCGGAGAAGAAATCGAGTGGCAGGGTGGTGATGGGTACAGTCAAAGGCGACCTGCATGATATCGGGAAAAATCTGGTCGGGCTGATGCTGGAAGGCGCAGGCTACGAGATCATAGATCTGGGGGTGGACGTCCCCGCTGAGGAATTTGTGAAGAAGGCGATGGAACTTAAGCCGGACGTGATTGGCATGTCCGCATTGTTGACCACCACCATGCCCTCCATGAAAACGACCCTTGATGCGCTGGATGCTGCAGGTTTGCGAAGGGATATCAAGGTGATAGTCGGCGGCGCACCCGTCACTGAGACCTATGCCCAACAGATCGAAGCCGATGGTTTCGCCCTCGACGCCAGTCGCGCGGTCAACTTGGTGAATGATTTGCTGGGAAAGTAG
- the ptsP gene encoding phosphoenolpyruvate--protein phosphotransferase, protein MTEKSFKGIPASDGIAIGPVFCYIPAELTVPVRAAGSAEEELARFDAARERARVELQGLYDSIEKRAGKEEASIFVAHQEMLYDPALEGKIREFVEIGQTAEQALVNATDELADLLASVNDELFAARALDVKDVGRRVLRILLGLPDTALGAVSEPSIILAEDLTPSDTASLNPSLTLGFITAQGGLTSHSAILARTLGLPAIVGMGNGLLDHVSNGAFIVMDGRSGEMILEPNQETITRCKQIKSQRESQLQILKSAALKYARTVEGRRVEVAANVGEAASARDAIEHGAEGIGLLRTEFLYLEDTQPPSEEKQFRIYREIFEVMSGRPVIVRTLDIGGDKPPSYLPFPDELNPFLGWRAIRISLDEPELFKTQIRAILRAATGHRARIMFPMVSDLDELRRARDVVEAVKRGLKSASVEFAADIPVGIMVETPAAAVLVDVLAEASDFFSLGTNDLTQYTLAVDRGNAKVANLFQPLHPAVLRLIRQTIEAGHAKGKWVGMCGELAGMTKAIPILLGFGLDEFSMNPRAIPEAKHLIGKLTDDKAREIANQAMSLGTAAEIEKYMKAVLAELD, encoded by the coding sequence ATGACAGAAAAGAGTTTCAAGGGCATCCCCGCCAGCGACGGCATCGCCATCGGTCCGGTCTTTTGTTACATCCCGGCGGAATTGACGGTCCCGGTCCGCGCCGCTGGAAGTGCGGAGGAAGAGTTGGCACGTTTCGATGCCGCGCGTGAACGCGCGCGCGTCGAATTGCAGGGCTTGTATGATTCCATCGAAAAAAGGGCAGGCAAAGAGGAAGCGTCCATTTTCGTGGCTCACCAGGAAATGCTCTACGATCCCGCACTGGAGGGGAAAATCCGTGAATTCGTGGAGATCGGTCAAACCGCCGAGCAGGCATTGGTTAACGCCACAGACGAACTCGCCGACCTGCTCGCCAGTGTCAACGACGAACTTTTCGCGGCGCGCGCTCTGGACGTGAAGGACGTCGGTCGCCGCGTGCTGCGAATCCTGCTGGGGTTGCCGGATACAGCCTTGGGCGCGGTCAGTGAACCGTCCATTATCCTGGCGGAGGACCTTACCCCCTCCGACACCGCCAGCCTCAATCCATCGTTGACCCTCGGCTTCATCACTGCCCAGGGCGGATTGACTTCGCACAGCGCGATCCTGGCTCGCACGCTGGGTCTGCCCGCGATTGTCGGCATGGGGAACGGTCTGCTCGATCACGTTTCCAACGGCGCGTTCATCGTGATGGATGGTCGTTCGGGCGAAATGATCCTTGAGCCAAATCAGGAAACAATCACGCGCTGCAAACAGATCAAGTCGCAGCGCGAGTCACAGCTGCAAATCCTCAAATCCGCCGCGTTGAAATATGCCCGCACCGTGGAAGGTCGTCGCGTGGAAGTTGCCGCGAACGTGGGAGAGGCCGCCTCCGCCCGAGATGCCATCGAACATGGCGCGGAGGGCATCGGTCTGCTCCGCACGGAATTTCTCTACCTCGAAGACACCCAGCCTCCAAGCGAGGAAAAACAATTCCGCATCTATCGCGAAATCTTTGAAGTGATGTCCGGTCGCCCCGTCATCGTCCGCACGCTGGATATAGGAGGTGACAAGCCGCCCTCCTACCTGCCCTTCCCCGACGAGTTGAATCCGTTTCTGGGCTGGCGCGCGATCCGCATCAGCCTGGATGAGCCGGAACTTTTCAAGACTCAGATCCGCGCCATTCTGCGCGCCGCCACAGGACATCGCGCCCGCATCATGTTCCCCATGGTTTCGGATTTGGACGAACTGCGGCGCGCGCGTGATGTAGTCGAAGCGGTCAAGCGGGGCCTCAAGTCTGCCTCCGTTGAATTTGCCGCGGACATCCCCGTGGGCATCATGGTCGAGACTCCCGCTGCCGCGGTGCTGGTGGATGTGCTCGCCGAAGCCTCGGATTTTTTCAGTCTCGGTACCAACGACCTGACGCAATATACGCTGGCAGTGGATCGCGGCAATGCGAAAGTGGCGAATCTCTTCCAGCCATTGCATCCCGCCGTGCTGCGCCTCATCCGGCAGACCATCGAAGCCGGTCATGCCAAAGGGAAATGGGTGGGCATGTGCGGCGAACTGGCGGGCATGACCAAAGCCATCCCGATCCTGCTCGGCTTCGGCTTGGACGAGTTCAGCATGAACCCGCGTGCCATCCCCGAAGCCAAACACCTGATTGGCAAATTGACCGACGACAAAGCGCGAGAGATCGCCAATCAAGCCATGTCCCTTGGCACCGCCGCGGAAATCGAAAAATACATGAAGGCAGTCCTGGCTGAATTGGACTAA
- a CDS encoding helix-turn-helix transcriptional regulator yields the protein MPAPILATKLYIPPPRPGTVPRPRLIEQLNDGLHSVHKLTLVSASAGFGKTTLVSEWVAQSGLPVAWLSLDEGDNDPVRFISYLITALQTIHTGIGESLLAALQSRQPPSTEAILTALLNEIATSLNEFLFVLDDYHVIDSKPVDEILSFLVEHPPPQMRLIIATREDPSLPLARLRARGQLTELRAADLRFTPAEAAEFLNRMMGLNLSDKDVAALESRTEGWIAGLQLAALSLQGREDITGFIRAFTGSNRFVLDYLVEEVLQRQPESARNFLLHTSILDRFCASLCNAVTERQDGKEMLSALEYSNLFLVPLDDQRQWYRYHHLFAEVLQSYLRQEQPDQVSTLHRRASIWFEQNDLTDAAIPHALAAKELEHAAGLIERVWREKDSTYQYDTWLKWVRSLPDEIVRAHPVICVGYAWALLGTGELEASESRLLDAERWLESAENSSSRMIVVDEKEFRSLPASISAARTYRALALGDIPATKMHARQTLSLAPDVTTPYHTQATALLALAEYASGDLQEAERDLLKFQAMMWQVNDVASAIGITFALANIKLVQGRLREAVIAYQQSLQLAANRGMPFFISVSDLHRGLSELLCEQNDLEAAEQSLLTARQMGEKGATTGWSQRLCTAQSRLKASQGDLTQALACLEEAERQYVQNPLPDPPISALKARIWIRQGRLIEAFSWAREQNLSPEDELSYRREFEHLALARALIARYKANKVDADLHTALGLLERLQQAAEAGGRNGSVIEILILQALAYQAQDDPPRALTPLERALRLAEPEGYVRIFVDEGEAMRLLISDFKSTHEKREHPALLEYVNKLLATFPQSQEAITQSKIQNRKSKIVEPLSERELEVLKLLRSELSGPEIAERLVVSLNTLRTHTKSIFNKLGVNSRRAAVRRAQELEIF from the coding sequence ATGCCCGCACCGATCCTGGCAACGAAGCTATACATCCCCCCGCCACGACCCGGCACTGTTCCCCGTCCACGCCTGATCGAACAATTGAATGATGGTCTCCATTCAGTTCACAAGTTGACCCTCGTCTCCGCTTCCGCCGGATTTGGCAAGACCACTTTGGTCAGTGAATGGGTCGCCCAGAGCGGACTCCCAGTCGCATGGCTCTCGCTGGACGAAGGGGATAACGACCCAGTACGCTTCATCTCCTACCTGATAACGGCATTACAAACTATACATACGGGAATTGGCGAAAGTTTACTGGCGGCGCTCCAATCCCGTCAGCCACCTTCCACTGAAGCGATTCTGACGGCGCTGCTGAATGAAATCGCAACATCCCTGAACGAGTTCCTTTTTGTCCTGGACGATTACCATGTGATCGATTCCAAGCCGGTTGACGAAATCCTTTCATTTCTTGTCGAGCACCCACCGCCGCAGATGCGTCTGATCATTGCTACGCGCGAGGACCCATCCCTGCCTTTGGCGCGATTGCGTGCGCGAGGTCAACTCACCGAACTGCGCGCCGCGGATTTGCGGTTTACCCCTGCCGAAGCCGCTGAGTTTCTCAACCGGATGATGGGGTTGAACCTCTCCGATAAAGATGTAGCCGCATTGGAGTCTCGAACCGAAGGATGGATCGCCGGCTTGCAATTGGCGGCGCTCTCCTTGCAGGGACGGGAGGATATCACTGGTTTCATCCGCGCCTTTACCGGCAGCAATCGTTTTGTGTTGGATTATTTGGTGGAAGAAGTACTTCAGCGCCAGCCAGAATCGGCTCGTAACTTCCTGCTGCATACTTCCATTCTCGACCGATTTTGCGCGTCGTTGTGCAACGCGGTCACAGAACGGCAGGACGGCAAAGAAATGCTTTCCGCGCTGGAATACAGCAACCTCTTCCTCGTTCCTCTGGATGACCAACGCCAATGGTATCGCTATCATCATCTCTTCGCGGAGGTTTTGCAATCGTACCTGCGGCAGGAGCAGCCCGATCAAGTGTCCACGTTGCATCGGCGGGCAAGCATTTGGTTCGAGCAGAATGATCTGACCGACGCTGCCATCCCTCATGCCCTGGCTGCCAAAGAGTTAGAACACGCGGCAGGCTTAATAGAACGCGTCTGGCGGGAGAAGGACAGCACATATCAATATGACACCTGGCTCAAGTGGGTGAGGTCTTTGCCCGATGAAATTGTCCGCGCCCATCCGGTGATCTGCGTAGGCTATGCCTGGGCGCTGTTGGGAACCGGCGAATTGGAGGCGAGCGAGTCCCGCCTTCTGGATGCCGAACGATGGCTGGAATCCGCAGAGAATTCATCGTCAAGGATGATCGTGGTGGACGAAAAAGAATTTCGGTCGTTGCCCGCCTCGATCTCTGCCGCCCGTACCTATCGCGCCCTGGCTTTGGGCGATATCCCCGCTACAAAAATGCATGCCCGTCAAACACTGTCTCTCGCTCCTGATGTAACCACACCTTATCACACGCAAGCCACTGCCCTGCTCGCGCTGGCGGAATACGCCAGCGGCGATTTGCAGGAGGCAGAACGGGACCTCCTCAAGTTTCAGGCGATGATGTGGCAGGTCAATGACGTTGCCAGCGCCATCGGCATCACGTTCGCCCTGGCAAATATCAAGCTGGTTCAGGGCCGCCTTCGAGAGGCTGTCATTGCTTATCAGCAGTCACTGCAACTTGCTGCGAATCGCGGTATGCCGTTCTTTATTAGCGTATCTGATCTGCACCGAGGTCTGAGTGAACTGCTCTGTGAGCAAAACGATCTGGAAGCCGCGGAACAATCTTTGTTGACAGCTCGGCAAATGGGCGAAAAAGGCGCGACAACCGGCTGGTCCCAGCGGTTATGTACTGCGCAATCGCGCCTGAAAGCGTCCCAAGGTGACCTGACTCAAGCCCTTGCTTGCTTGGAGGAGGCGGAGAGGCAATACGTCCAGAATCCGCTGCCCGATCCTCCGATTTCAGCATTGAAAGCGCGGATATGGATCAGGCAGGGGCGATTGATCGAAGCTTTTTCCTGGGCGCGCGAACAGAACCTGTCCCCAGAGGACGAGTTGAGCTATAGGCGCGAGTTCGAGCATCTCGCGCTGGCTCGGGCGCTTATCGCTCGTTACAAAGCCAACAAGGTGGATGCCGATCTTCACACAGCATTGGGATTGCTGGAACGCCTCCAGCAAGCCGCCGAGGCTGGAGGGCGGAACGGAAGCGTGATCGAAATCCTGATTCTACAAGCGCTCGCTTATCAAGCCCAGGACGATCCGCCGCGCGCCCTCACTCCGCTGGAACGTGCCCTTAGGCTCGCTGAACCGGAAGGCTATGTGCGCATTTTTGTGGATGAAGGCGAAGCCATGCGTTTGTTGATTTCGGATTTCAAATCGACCCATGAAAAAAGAGAACACCCTGCACTTCTTGAATATGTAAATAAACTTCTGGCTACTTTCCCCCAATCCCAGGAAGCTATCACCCAATCCAAAATCCAAAATCGTAAATCAAAAATAGTTGAGCCTCTGAGCGAACGCGAACTGGAAGTGCTTAAATTGCTCCGCAGCGAACTGAGCGGACCCGAGATCGCTGAACGATTGGTTGTGTCGCTCAACACTTTGCGCACCCATACAAAGAGCATTTTCAACAAACTGGGGGTCAATAGCCGCCGGGCAGCCGTCCGCCGCGCCCAAGAACTCGAAATATTCTAG
- a CDS encoding DUF4386 family protein — MRTLQKSGGIAALYMAISHLIGIVIFLVILDYLSITDPAQKLALNVEKKSVIFSTNLLMYVCFGFALIVLSLALYDRIKSGASALMQVGTVIGIIWASSLIASGMVANAGLATVVALHSKDPSQAVLTFQGIEAVANGLGNANGEILGGVWTLLVSIGALRSGGLPKGLNILGLFVGAVGIITIIPALTGFTGVFGLGQIIWFIWLGIVLLLRNPNKMS, encoded by the coding sequence ATGAGAACATTACAGAAATCCGGTGGCATCGCCGCTCTGTACATGGCGATCAGTCACCTGATCGGAATTGTCATCTTTCTCGTCATCTTGGACTATCTCAGCATCACCGACCCGGCTCAAAAGCTCGCGTTGAACGTCGAAAAAAAGTCGGTCATCTTCTCGACCAACCTGCTCATGTACGTCTGCTTCGGCTTTGCGCTGATTGTCCTGTCACTGGCTCTGTACGACCGCATCAAATCCGGCGCGTCCGCGCTCATGCAAGTGGGGACCGTGATTGGAATCATTTGGGCTAGTTCGCTCATTGCCAGCGGCATGGTCGCAAATGCGGGGCTTGCAACCGTTGTAGCCCTCCATTCCAAAGACCCTTCCCAGGCTGTGTTGACCTTTCAAGGAATCGAAGCCGTAGCAAATGGGCTGGGTAATGCCAACGGCGAAATCCTCGGTGGCGTGTGGACACTGCTGGTCAGCATTGGCGCATTGCGATCCGGCGGACTTCCCAAAGGGCTGAACATCCTCGGCTTGTTCGTTGGCGCGGTGGGCATCATTACGATCATCCCTGCATTGACTGGCTTCACCGGCGTCTTTGGGCTGGGACAAATTATCTGGTTCATCTGGCTGGGAATTGTATTGCTGCTCAGAAACCCAAACAAGATGTCATAA